Genomic segment of Hydra vulgaris chromosome 11, alternate assembly HydraT2T_AEP:
AGGACCACAActttgaagtaaattttttccGAGGACCACAActttgaagtaaatttttttaaataatagtaaaactataagtttgacaaaaacttcaaaacgcatttaaaaaaaagcaaaaaaacaaacaaaacagtTACTTGATTATAGCGGATCTCTATTAAACggatattttctattatttaaaaaatataatcccTCCTCTGCACATTCACTCATTCCACATTCACTCTTACATatctggaaattttttttccaaatcatattatattttaaattaataggAAATTGCTAacggaaaaaaagtaaaaacaatttaacaaaaaagtaaaaagtaataaaatttgtagatacttaactaaaattttactttttattattagattgaTTTTTTGTACAGTATGTAAATGACATCAACAGGGCTAGATGAATAAGCCTTTTGCTTTTTACCTGCTCTAGTGCTAGtgtaaatatgtattataaatgtgacaaaataatagaaataaaattctgCGGTGTAAAATAGTAGTTTAATGACGTTTCAAACAACTCTTTTAGTGTTTTAAACGTCATTAAACTACTATTTCATACTTTGCCTTTAGTTTCACCCGGGAACGGATCCAGATCATATAGAAAGGGGGGAGGGAGgtgatttttagatttttttgatttggtgGATCCAGACCATCTCGAAAGGAGGGCGTGTGATTTTTTGTTTCGGTGGATTCAGACTATCTTGTTTAATGATTTAATGATTTGTAAGTAGGCAAGCCTACTAATCATACAACTTTTctagttagttttttttagaatattagtCTTGAActccgattttttttttttttgtactacgCAATTTCACTAAAACATCTTATCACTTTTAAACAGTCTCCctaatttactttttcaaacaaCACGCTTTGTtgaatatagaaatatacaaaaaaaatttttccaaaatatctAAAGGAGGGGGGTGGGGTGCGATTGTCTCCATCTCTCCGTCTGCTCTCTCTATAGATTTCCTGTCTGTCCTCTCTATGGATCCGCGCTTGGTTTTACcgatatgttttttgatttaatgatggcatcatttttgttattaagtCTTCGTTTTGATAATAGCAGTATTATAATTAATCCTGCAATATTGAGTACATGTTTATATCATTTACTTGAAGATTTTTTGAAGGTACTTTATTCCAAAAATAGAGGTGAGAAAGCCTCATCATTAAAGAAATGTCATCAGATCTAGTGCAACACTTATCGAAAAGTaagaatttatatatttaataatcgatgcaatttaactaaaaaataaaacatttttaaagcaaGCAGTATATTAATTAGCTGCTCTGaaaatttgaacaaatatattttttttaaagcattgttAAGCCCTAAAATTAGGAGATGTATTAAAAACGcggaaaaatttaaacattgtttCAGTTTTCCATTGTTCTAAAGTGGTGTAAAACATGACTCTACAAACTATAGAGctgatcaaaaaaatatttttgaatttaaaaacgCTCTTGGTGTTAAAACGATATTGctaaagcaaatattttactCGCTTTAGATTTTATCAAAtccaattaatttttgaatgctgGATTGttatgaacattttattaattaaaagtgtTCATAACAATTTAACTCTAtcagttttcaaaaatgtatatattttataaaaatataattattatataaagtatatatattatgtataaatacatttattatataaagtatatatatcatatataaatatatttaaaaacgtttgcatcatagaaaaaaaactgttgacgtcattcattttttaaaatttttttatataaccgATTGTGATACATTTCCTATTTTCCCAAAAAGTTCGGATTTTCCGCTTTGATCTGCACTACGCAATAATACTTTAATGTTCAGATTTTCCTATTACACTAGCGTACTTCTAAACAGGGTCAAAATGTTGTGTTAAAAACAGCCTATTTAGAGtgttttaaacatgttttttttccttCATATTTTTCCATCTTGCTAAATCAATACATTCATTTATGGAAAAGTATTGTTAAAGATACCAAATAGATAATAAGAAGTGAATCTTAAGTTAAATCTTAAATTTCAGATAAGttcatgtaaaaatatatacatgcaacgtttaaaaagttttcttatgaAATAAAACAGATATCATCAACCATCACTATCCTTCGAGTGATAAGCTGcgtataaaataaatcttaatcaTAAATGATAAACTGCATTTTTCACATTGCATCAtctaataaaatcatttcttaaGTTATGGTTTTATTAGAACAATAGATGTACCGTAACTTGATGTGTGCTAACCTTATGATGTTTTGATACGCGTTTCTTATAAATTTGCTTAATAAATAACTGTAAAACACAGATTTACTTAAACTGAATCGAAATGTTTAACAGAATATATAGTTACACCACGAGTGTTGCTTTACCAGTTAGTAAACTTAGTTTTGATTTAACAATGCTTCCTCATACTTAATGTGTCTTCTGTTTTGAGTccattcttgaaaaaaaaaaaaaaaatcatggcaCAGTTTTAACAATCATACCATCCCAGTTTGAAACACTTTTGCTTTTAATGTCaaagaaaatcataaatttaaaaaaagtcttgataatttttattgtcaaaattacaattacaatttttagttcGCTGCAAAAGTGGCTTATCCACCCATTGATAAGCCAGTTTAGGAATCATCAAATCTCATAACAGATTGCGAGCAATCACTATTTAAGTTAAATGAAGAGAAGTTGAAgctaaaaactgaaaaaaagatGAAAGCCCACTTGAGAAACAAATGtggtagtatttgtagaaaaaagaaagagacaCAACCTTACGATAAAACAGTTGCTCAAGCTTAGCATCATGACCCTAACTACATTTATAATGCGTATTGAGaccttgtttaaaaaagaataagtaCCATTTGAAAAACCAAAACCAACACAGGGTCAACGACGACACCAAATGACAACGACGACACCAACATGACAACGACGACACCAACATGACAACGACGACACCAACATGACAACAACGACATCAACATGACAATTTCCTACAACCTGTAGTATTCCAATTATGGACGAATAAAAAAGATAGAAGATGGAATCGCCAGTAAAAAGGCAAGCAAAATTAATCAGGAGAATATTGTAGCATATGGTAACTTTGCAACTGATTGCCTATAGATATAAAGTTGAGGATGCAGTAAATGTTTTCATCAAAATAAGAATATCAACAATATTGCGATAATTGTTCGCAGTAAACAACTTTTCTTTGGCTTAAAGTTCATAAATATCACATAAGATCGGCTGTCTGCTCTAAATGATCAAAATGTGATAGCATTTTATCAAAATTCCTTTCTTTTATAATAGAGCCATCAGCAATTAGAGACACCTTAAATGTGAAGATAAtcgaattataaataataacaacgCAGGACCAAGACATAAACTATGCGGCGCCcaaaacattatcaaaaataagttctgaaaaatatttttgtaagaaaTGTTGCCAGAATCACGTGCTGAAAAAACAAGTCACTTTAGCAACTAAAGCCAGTAATAActcaaatatttattgttaataaaataaatgataaatagaAAAGTCAGCTTAATAACTACCAAtgtatgaaattaaaaatttttagacaatcACAGATGTAAGTAggtgttttattttatctttttcatgGCCAACACAGGTTGAAATTAGTGGCCATTctttatggttaaaaaaaaacaagataagtatattattcttatatatatatatatatatatatatatatatatatatatatatatatatatatatatatatatatatatatatatatatatatatgtatgcttGTTTATAAACAAGATTGCACCAATCttgtttataaacaatcatatatattacaattttttaaaatttatttttacggACCCTTTATTTGccatagaaattttaaaatttagataaaatgagCTGCcattaattttatgtaaaaaatctataaaagctTGAtggttttttactttatttcggAATTGATTTCGGAGAGATAAGAAAACTTGTCTTCGTTTTTCTCTAGCCAGGATTTCTATTAAGGAAATTTcgttattgaattttttaacaaacggaaatataaattaaaaaaaaattaaataaaaaacgccaatttcattaaaaaataaatgggaAGCCGCTGCCATTAGATGTTTCAGGGATTGCCGCAGATTTTTTTGATGATGAGAAAATTCGACTAAACTTCAAACATTTGATACAAGCATAAACCATGTTATTAtgcttatatcaaataaaaatgctcaGCAAATTGTTGCTGTGATCAGAGACGTAACAACAAAAACCCTTAAGGTGGTCGTctagtaaaaaatatgtaaaaaatcaaatttttgttattggtgaagttgaaaaaagaaatttttgctcTTTCAGAAAATATATACCTTTacacatgttttttaattagatttttccaaaatttacttCCTATAATGACATGTATTAGTTTGTTCCCTTAGCAACGTCCTTAGCAACAAtgttttttggttgttttgggccaaaaatttttttgaataaaattttcagggTTTGTTCATCTGTATATAAGTTAGTATGTGAACCAGAATCTATTTAAATCTTTGAGTATTTTAGGAGTTACGGGATggtttttgttgaattttaccCCTTTTTAATTTCCCCAAATACGTAAAGCTAACATTATGGATCTAAACAtcattataagtttttaatggttcacatattttatgtatatcCTGTATGCAAACCAAACATCATGCAAAACGAATGTACAGATAACTAGAACTCTTTGTTTTATGAAAGTGatgttttaagcaatttttttctgattcaGCATTAAAGaacgtaaataattttttattttttatttttttattaatataatacaaatataacttctttttgctgaaaagtaaaataaactttccaacaaattgtattttttatttttttactagacGACCACCTGTCCCTCCCccaactttttatgttttatggacAATAATTTACtgagttttataatattactaatttaaatataaattcagtttgcaaaacattctcatttgataTAAGCATAAGCATAGCCACGTTtgaagtttgctccatgtctaaAAGTTATGTTTCTCATCCATCAAAAAACGCTGTCGCGATTTCTGTATTTAatgcaataaacattttttatgtttttgcgTTAAATACTGGGACTAGAATTTAGTAAGGGCCTTATGTAGGAccttgtatattaatatatatatttatatattctaaattctatttaaactatttaaaaaaaaacacagactcaaaaaaaaaaaagacaagatGTTTGAAACATATACATACAATAACAGATTCTGAAAAACAAAACCATTCGAACTTTCGTGCATTGTATATAcctttgtataattttttctcaTAAGACTATTTTCTGGGGGACTATTTGATTAtaagattattatattaatgattATAGGACTATTTGACTAATGACTATTTTCTGGGGCAACTACACTCACATTTTAAAACAACGCATATAAACtagctttttttcttattattaacattagaaataaaaaaatgtacgTAAAATGGTAGCTCGTTGCTATGGTAAccaataaaaatagaaaatagtaCCAAAAAAAGTGGGTTTACGctgtaaaaaaataaggaaGAATAAGTAAAGGAGCGATAGTGTAACTTAACAAAACTGTTCTAAATATGTAAAACTGTGACATGAGTGAAGCtgatttattaataagtttagtttttgttgtaaaaaagtaaaaacaaaatgattaataaaaaaaaaagcataaaataaaatgtaaaaaactcgGTAACTTAAAATCTAAAGTTTAAATAGAAATTCTACTCCACTCATATtacaaatattgataaaataaacaaaccctGAAAATTTCATGATGATAGCATTTATAGTTTTTGAGATTTTACGGCGTCCCTGAAATGCAATATCTTGGAAAAcgcataacaaaaaataaatttataaaaaagtgataatctaaaattaaacaataaaaaatatgactttttgaaaaattattgtaaaagctACCAGATTCATAGTATTCCCTGCATATTTTTTTGACTTATCGCTCTTTGATAAGTGTTGAAATCATAAAAGCCTACGTTTATCCGTAAAACTTTAAATCCTAAATAATGATATCTTTATTAACTTCTTGTTTATAAGTCTGTAACCAGCTAAAGTAAAGTGCCCTGGTTTCATTCACActggttttattttaagtttttcataaatttaaataactgacttataccaataataatatttatgtcGCTTCAAATGCACCCACattaactttttcatatattttttcatgttgttgtattgttgttatattatattgttgtaCTGTTGTTAGCTTTGATAACGTGATATAATGGTATTTTAGAAGAATATAAATTGGctacatataataaaaacaaaatattaggtaagtagttaattaagtaaaataagtgAGGTAATTAAGAGGTAGCAAATAGAATATAAATCTTAATCTGTATTTAAAACAGAGGTTCTGAAAAAGCACCCAAAAAATGCATTCTCTCCGTTGCTATGACCACTAAACTTAGGATTAAAACCACAAATGTtagacaaaaacttattaagaaacaaattattattgttttctttgcAGATTAAAAATctgcataaaatttttgtttttaaaaaaataattttgaaaaaaattttttttttaaatttagaggGTTGTTGcctattaaaaagttaaacacaaagcaaaacaacaaatcgtaaattgcaataaattttacGCATGCGAACTTTTTTCCCACTTTTTGCAAGATTAGACCcttcaaaaaagttcaaatgaGAACTAATGGGTCAAAACTTCCAACACCACCACTATgctatttgaaaaataaaattgttttttaggaAGATTACACATGATTTCTGGCATTTTTAGGAAGAAAGCTACAAAATTAAAGGCACATTCTTTACTGAAAGGGGTTACTGAGGCACTTGAGTTAATTACTCTCAGCAGTTACAGCaagtagtttaaatttttgtctCGTTTATTCTTAGTAATAACAAAAACCTTTTGTCTGCAGTGTCAAAAAAGACTCAAGTTACCAATTTTGTAAACGAGTTTGTTAGAATTAATTCTTAtgacataattatttttacgtaTTTAAAACgatctcaaaatttttaaataatacggaaaatattattaaaaatattatttccggTGGGTACAGAACGTACCGAACAGAGAATGCCATACGGGTTTttgtcaaaaacatttttaacaccaaagcaaatttaaattgCTCTACAACTTTGAAGTTAGTTAACTTTTAACTTGCTATTTTTCTCCTTTACAAAAAATACCcaagtaacaaataatattggTGCAATATTATTTACAGCATGTAAAATATGTacacaatattgcgccaatattgtttgctactaggGTAGTCGTTTACCGTTTGGAAAGTCAATCTAGTTTTATGAATATCTGTCACTGTACAGTCACAGTAGTTTTGATACACCGAACTATGTTAAAAATCCATTGACTGTGCACATTATGactataaaagatatttactttaaacaaaCGTCTCCATTTTGTTTTCTGCCGTAAATGCGTGCAAACCTGTAAAGCAGGTATGTAAACGATGTTTGTTATTACCTGGCTTTCtatttctgtttaaaataaaaacagagtTTTGTAATGAGAAACTTATATTAGGAAGCGCCAGTTCACCGGGTTTGAGGGTGCGTAGGAGGAGAGGGGCATCTCGCCCCCAACGTCCATTTGCTGAATCCGCCACTGATCTAAGCTGAAATGTTAAATCTATTGCTGATAGGACTGCAgatgaattaaaatttcaacatgatatataataacgattttatatgtttatatataaattaatattattatatatataacttctaTAAAGTTTCTACTTTcaatgtaaagattttttgaataattgacTGTATattatgacatttttaaattaaggaaaaatcaaagttttgcAATAAGGTTTCATTagttattggaaaaaataatgacattcatatttataaagaaagatACAGATGAATTAACATATTTACTCAGGCATATAACACTTAAATTTGCATGAAACACAGCTATTTCAACTATGCActaatcatgttttttttttaaaaaaaaaaacagaatttggtaatgatattttcataatagtgttttttacattaaatttggTACTGACTCTATgcaagttaaaaatgtttttttaattaaactttaaaaatgtatatttgcttataaatagtattaaaaccatattaatttttttttttcatttcaacaCCCGGTAATAAAAtgactaataaaaattattgtataaacatttattattgaaaagtaataaaaagtaatttaaaagcaACACAATTCGTTTTTGGAACAAACATGGAGTGTACAAATAATCTATATTTCTGTGATggatttaaaatgttaagttaGTGTAACGAAAACCTACGGATGTAACGGGATAACCTACGGATGTAACTGGATAGCCTACGGATGTAACGGGATAACCTACGGATGTAACCAGTGTGAACTGTTTAGTTGGTAAAGACGATTGCTtatgaatttgaatttaaaatttacttaatcttatgttaaaaaagtttgaaatttttttaacatgagcttttaaagtttaaaaaacttttattgtcgtacgtttaaatcttatttgagtttttaggaaaaaagtttaaaactgtCGAATTTGAGTTTTTAGGTAAAAAGAACTAacgttaactttttttttttatttgctaaaaaaaaagtttaacattagTTCTAATAAAAGACATGAATGCTAACGTTAGTTTTAAGCAGCGTTTAAAACAAACAGTCAATGCTAAATATGAATTGAGTTTCAATCTATTTACCAGCCAACGTAGtgaaaaagaaatgtttaaaaatatcatcacatgttttagaaaatttgattaatttatgtGTATCCATACGTTAAACATTAATCAGTCtctcactttttttattgcgcggttaatatattatacatttatatattgacACTGCATGTTCTTATTTTTCATTGAGGatattgaagtaaaaataaattgctgatTCAATTCATTGTTATAATATGTACagatacaatttatttaaaatatataacgctattttatgattttaaagttaGCTTGGCTTatataattcaatatatatatatatttttttttgtgaaggtTTTCACCAAAACTGCCACAAACCAAAAATCGATTCACGAGTATTATCTCCTGACATCCCTTGGGAGTGCAGATTTTGCGAGCAGAATTTAAAGAATCCTTACATTCAGTCAAATCCTTTTGCTGAAAGTAACCATTTAGAGAAAATGAACGAATCCATTAATGCGGTAAGCATCTAAAACATGTAtgcatttaaacatatatatatatatatatatatatatatatatatatatatatatatatacatatatatatatatatatacatatatatatatatacttatatatatatatatatatatatatatatatatatatatatatatatatatatatatatatgtatatatatatatatatatatatatatatatatatatatatatatatatatatatatataaatttagagtCTCACGCTCTATCTTAATCCATTAgaatttttttctcttctctCTTTCTTCTCTTCTCTCTCACTCTTTGCTTTTTATAGCTTCGTTTCACAAAATGTAGCTCTATACAATGTTTTGTACTTAACATATAAATTTACCTTCAGGGATTACTCTAACCTCATCTATACTCTTAACTTTGTTAAAGCTTcttgttaactttaaaaaaaaatttattgcgaaaaatctattttacagaTAGTAGTCGACGATAAAAAAGgcgatattaataaaaatgagaaatttgaTGGTTTATCAAACGCAAATATAAACGAAAAATTCGGCGagaaaattacaataaaaacagaAGTTGAAAACATTCCTTCAAGTTTGGCCTATACGTCACCGTACAAGTCGCCTTCTTATAGCTTACCTTGCGAAGATCTCCAAAAACAAAAGCGATGCTCAAAACTTGACGAAATATTAAAAGACCGTGTTCATAAAGATGGCTTTGTTCCATTACAGTGTAATCATCATGATATGTTAAATAACAACACATTTGAGTATATTTATGCTGACAATTCTCTAAATCATTGTAAGCACTCCGATTTAGTAAAATCGACAGAGTCTCATATTGATCTACCCACAAAAATGACTGCGCAAGTTCAACCTTTTCCTTCATCCACCAGTTGTCTTCAAACATTTCCTTCAAAAATGACAGCCCAAGTCTCACCGTTCTCTTTACAGATGGGtgaatattctaaaaataataaaactagttttttaacaaataactgCGAGAAAAATACATCTAGCTGGTTGGTTCAACAGCTAAAAAGAAACGGTAATCAGGAGAACTATTATGAGGATAGAAAACCttcagtaataataaaagaagaaCAAAATGCAGACCTTCCGAAAAATCCGTACGAACCTGTACAGAATAACTTATCTCAAAAAAACTCTATTGAGAATTGCTCATCTGCATTCGAAAGCCGAgaatcttctttaaaaaatcgCGAAGAACCTTTAACTTCTGAAAGATGTGACGTGTTTAAGccaaaaataattattccaaATTGTTCTTCTAATGATTTTGTTGAGAATACAGCttcaaatagaaataaaaagtatgaggaATCTACAGATTTTTATCGTACTCAAAATCATCCTCAAAATCAGTTTGAATTTAAACTTCAACAAGATATGTTTATAGAGCACCATCGTAGCAAAACTTCTCCATTTGCAACGCCAAAATACGAATCTTTAAGTCGATCAAATTCTGAAAGTGTGAAGTCATCGATAACTTTAATGTCTCAACACGGAACATTAGTTGATACTCGTCAACCGTCAATGTCGTTATCTCCTAACGAAATTCGTAATAACAGTTATTATCGCGATACACAAAAAACGCTCTTGTTGAGTCCAAAAATACATAACCATAATAAAGGAGATAACCAAAACAAAGGAGTGTCTCAATTGCTTTGTTCACCTATTAATAGCTCCCCACTGCATTTTGAAGGTAGCAGTTTAATGAATCAGAGATATCATGAAGCATTACTTGAACAAAGGCTAGCTATGTACGATAAAGAAATAGCAAAGCTTAAGCACCAGCAGCAGTTGTTATTGGCCCCGCAAAACACTATAGTGCAAAATATGCTTGCTAAAAACCATGCTATTATTGAAATGGAGAATCAATTACAGTTAGCAGAAGCTGTACACTTAAAAGAGTTAATGAATCTTCGTAAAAACGTACAAGCGATGAACCCGATTGTTCCTCAAAACATGCATATTGAAAACCTAATGTTTTCTTCAAATAGTCCGCTTAGCAATTTGTCTTCGGGAAGTCTTGCAAACTTGAGCAACCCGGTTATAATGAAGAATCCAACAATCCTAAATAACCAATTAAACTCTGGTTACCTTCGAAACAaccatatatttttcaataacgAATCCCAAATGAACCATATGTCTCTAAATGAAATGCGTGCAAGAAATGAAatgcttaaatattttaactcgCATCTCAGTGATAGAGAAATTACAGCGTTAACTTTAGCAGAAATGAGGCAAAAAGAACTAAGCAATCTGCAAGCGCGATCATCGGTTCACCCTGCGCTTTTGCAAGCTAATGTGTCCGAAAATCTTTTTCCATCACCTCTATCACATTGCTTAGGAGGTTTAGATAACAATGGAAATCAGTTATTTCAAAGAGAAATTTCAAACTGCAGATCAAATAACGCTTTATCTGCGTGGTTAGAAAAAAGCTCTCGAGAAAGTCGAGCGTCTGaagataataaaagtttaaagcgTTTTTCTCAAGAGGATTTAAGTTCAgattttacaaagaaaaaacattCGCCATACAGAAACAACTTATTTGAAAGTGAAGTATTAAGAAGCGGAGAAATTACTTCATCAACGAATCATGATTCCAATCgaacatatttaaaacaagCCGATGCAACAACAACTCCATTGAGTAGATCATCTAATGTAGAGTCGTTTTCTTCCCCAAAGTCTATTAAAAAGCAAGACAAACGTTATTGTCATTTATGCAAAAATGAAT
This window contains:
- the LOC101234493 gene encoding uncharacterized protein LOC101234493 isoform X2; the protein is MNESINAIVVDDKKGDINKNEKFDGLSNANINEKFGEKITIKTEVENIPSSLAYTSPYKSPSYSLPCEDLQKQKRCSKLDEILKDRVHKDGFVPLQCNHHDMLNNNTFEYIYADNSLNHCKHSDLVKSTESHIDLPTKMTAQVQPFPSSTSCLQTFPSKMTAQVSPFSLQMGEYSKNNKTSFLTNNCEKNTSSWLVQQLKRNGNQENYYEDRKPSVIIKEEQNADLPKNPYEPVQNNLSQKNSIENCSSAFESRESSLKNREEPLTSERCDVFKPKIIIPNCSSNDFVENTASNRNKKYEESTDFYRTQNHPQNQFEFKLQQDMFIEHHRSKTSPFATPKYESLSRSNSESVKSSITLMSQHGTLVDTRQPSMSLSPNEIRNNSYYRDTQKTLLLSPKIHNHNKGDNQNKGVSQLLCSPINSSPLHFEGSSLMNQRYHEALLEQRLAMYDKEIAKLKHQQQLLLAPQNTIVQNMLAKNHAIIEMENQLQLAEAVHLKELMNLRKNVQAMNPIVPQNMHIENLMFSSNSPLSNLSSGSLANLSNPVIMKNPTILNNQLNSGYLRNNHIFFNNESQMNHMSLNEMRARNEMLKYFNSHLSDREITALTLAEMRQKELSNLQARSSVHPALLQANVSENLFPSPLSHCLGGLDNNGNQLFQREISNCRSNNALSAWLEKSSRESRASEDNKSLKRFSQEDLSSDFTKKKHSPYRNNLFESEVLRSGEITSSTNHDSNRTYLKQADATTTPLSRSSNVESFSSPKSIKKQDKRYCHLCKNESQFICSACREAWYCSQKCQLADWKNHSKTCKTNGG
- the LOC101234493 gene encoding uncharacterized protein LOC101234493 isoform X1, whose amino-acid sequence is MHGSPSKDLHGSIYESPSKEFGFKTNDVVLTKFGNDIYYAKIVSINYSKKTAMLLFDDGSKENQYFKNIFSVNETTSEIICIVCKKDNPDSDDEIVLCDKCSIGFHQNCHKPKIDSRVLSPDIPWECRFCEQNLKNPYIQSNPFAESNHLEKMNESINAIVVDDKKGDINKNEKFDGLSNANINEKFGEKITIKTEVENIPSSLAYTSPYKSPSYSLPCEDLQKQKRCSKLDEILKDRVHKDGFVPLQCNHHDMLNNNTFEYIYADNSLNHCKHSDLVKSTESHIDLPTKMTAQVQPFPSSTSCLQTFPSKMTAQVSPFSLQMGEYSKNNKTSFLTNNCEKNTSSWLVQQLKRNGNQENYYEDRKPSVIIKEEQNADLPKNPYEPVQNNLSQKNSIENCSSAFESRESSLKNREEPLTSERCDVFKPKIIIPNCSSNDFVENTASNRNKKYEESTDFYRTQNHPQNQFEFKLQQDMFIEHHRSKTSPFATPKYESLSRSNSESVKSSITLMSQHGTLVDTRQPSMSLSPNEIRNNSYYRDTQKTLLLSPKIHNHNKGDNQNKGVSQLLCSPINSSPLHFEGSSLMNQRYHEALLEQRLAMYDKEIAKLKHQQQLLLAPQNTIVQNMLAKNHAIIEMENQLQLAEAVHLKELMNLRKNVQAMNPIVPQNMHIENLMFSSNSPLSNLSSGSLANLSNPVIMKNPTILNNQLNSGYLRNNHIFFNNESQMNHMSLNEMRARNEMLKYFNSHLSDREITALTLAEMRQKELSNLQARSSVHPALLQANVSENLFPSPLSHCLGGLDNNGNQLFQREISNCRSNNALSAWLEKSSRESRASEDNKSLKRFSQEDLSSDFTKKKHSPYRNNLFESEVLRSGEITSSTNHDSNRTYLKQADATTTPLSRSSNVESFSSPKSIKKQDKRYCHLCKNESQFICSACREAWYCSQKCQLADWKNHSKTCKTNGG